A single window of Hypanus sabinus isolate sHypSab1 unplaced genomic scaffold, sHypSab1.hap1 scaffold_883, whole genome shotgun sequence DNA harbors:
- the LOC132390396 gene encoding NACHT, LRR and PYD domains-containing protein 3-like, protein MLTKEGHFSREENEKVTELIEKGNRAESSRLFLSLVNGKGSRARRAMWESFLMWRTELPKLDRILREIQELGPDPQEYMNIAQGLSELPTQLIDVQQKHKETLRTRTETLRVNTILMTEKVKVFQLADRYAELTVISTVRDRTLVEHELLVRGRDHEEYREKQLCRQLEKIRTDQLFQSSFSRSKSKSGSSAAVAGVPGIGKTTMVQKIVYDWAMGKIYQQFQFVFSFKFRDLNSIDCRINLKELILDQYPYFGNILREVWKNPEGLLFIFDGLDEFKHKIDFADSRRDTEPKHQCPDPEWWCEVSDIVYSLIQGKLLPGCSVLVTTRPTALHLLEKADISVRAEILGFVGEERKEYFIRHFEDQTVAEAVFNYVKENEILYTMSYNPSYCWILALALGPFFTQRVRDPQRVPKTITQLYSYYIYNILKNHGREIEGPRDVLLRVGQMAFRGVSGKKIVFTDGDLIKYNLQPSQFLSGFLMELLEREDSAQSVVYTFPHLTIQEFVAAVAQFLNPHPGDILKFLTEAHNTTDGRFEIFLRFVAGLSSPMTARGLVEFLGPFPHETTCRVIDWVKEEVKRQIGNTGITAGKRSLLNTLHYLFESQNRGLAQETLGSVETLSFSGMTLTPIDCAVLSHAIGLCDTIKHLDLGNCRIECEGIQRLGPGLHKCQELR, encoded by the exons ATGTTGACAAAGGAGGGACATTTCagtagagaagaaaatgag AAAGTCACTGAGCTGATAGAGAAGGGAAACcgggcagagagttccagactcttcctcagtctggtgaatggcaaaggctcccgggcccggagggcgatgtgggaatcctttctgatgtggaggactgagttaccgaagttggacagaatactgagggaaatacaggaaCTCG GTCCTGATCCACAGGAATACATGAACATCGCCCAAGGTTTATCTGAATTACCCACTCAGCTGATAG atgtccaacagaaacacaaggagactctgcggactcgaactgaaacactgagagtgaacacgatcctgatgacggagaaggtgaaggttttccagctggctgatcgatacgctgagctcacggtcatttctactgttcgagatcggacactggtggaacatgagctgctggtaAGAGGCAGAGACCATGAGGAATATAGAGAGAAACAACTCTGCAGACAGCTGGAAAAAATCCGTACTGATCAGttattccagagcagcttttcccggagtaaatccaaatctgggagttcagcagcagtggccggagtcccggggatcgggaaaacaacgatggtacaaaagattgtttatgactgggccatggggaaaatataccaacagttccagtttgtcttcagtttcaaattccgagaTTTAAACAGTATTGACTGTCgaataaacctgaaggaactgattctggatcagtatccttactttgggaatatcctgagagaagtctggaagaacccagagggattactgtttatattcgatggtttagATGAATTCAAACACAAAATCGATTTTGCggacagtcggagagatacagaaccaaagcaccagtgcccagatcccgagtggtggtgtgaagtgtcggacattgtgtacagtttaatccagggcaagctgctcccagggtgttcagtgctggtgaccactcgccccactgcgttacatttattggaaaaggcggaTATCAGTGtccgggctgaaatcctgggatttgttggtgaggaacggaaggaatatttcatcagacattttgaagatcagacggtggcggaagctgttttcaattatgtgaaggagaacgagatcctgtacaccatgagctacaacccctcctactgctggatcctcgctctggcactgggccccttcttcacacaaagagtcagggacccacagcgagttcccaagaccatcacccaactgtactcctactatatttataacatcctgaaaaaccacggccgtgagattgagggaccccgtgatgtgttactcagggttggtcagatggccttcagaggagtgtccgggaagaagattgtgtttacagatggagatttgatcaagtacaatcttcagccttcccagttcctgtccgggttcctgatggagcttttggagagagaggattctgcccagagcgtggtgtacacattcccacacctcaccatccaagagtttgtagctgcagtcgcacaattcctgaatccacatcccggggatatcctgaaattcctcactgaagcccacaacacgacagatgggcgatttgagatatttctccgttttgttgctggtctctcctctccaatgacagctcggggcctggtggagtttctgggtccatttcctcatgaaacaacctgccgggtgattgactgggtgaaggaggaggttaaacgtcaGATTGGAAACACAGGGATAacagctggtaaaaggagcctcctgaacacattgcactacctgtttgagtctcagaatcgtggactggctcaggaaacactgggatctgtggaaacactttcattcagtggaatgacactgaccccgattgactgtgcggtcctgtctcatgccatcggactctgtgatacaataaaacacctcgacctgggGAACTGCCGCATTGAGTGTGagggaatccagcggctgggacccgggctgcacaagtgccaggagttgaggtaa